A window of Ignavibacteriales bacterium contains these coding sequences:
- a CDS encoding cytochrome b/b6 domain-containing protein yields the protein MKQKESRYMIEPLNTNKKYYERFDAYSRFLHILVITSFISLALTGMIIKFSGIGIFQTISKMMGGYAVTGFIHRVAAVVTFIYFFLHIGYLFRKKKKKGISYASFLIGENSLVPNKNDFKELIATMKWFVGKGPRPQYGRWTYWEKFDYWAVFWGVAIIGSSGLILWFPEFFTNLGLPGTFINIATIIHSDEALLAVGFIFTYHFFNTHFRPDKFPMDTVIFTGKVSLDELQEDRPREYETIMHDPELQKKLGGPPPVFLSRAARIFGFTALTTGIILVLLIIYSMIFLYQ from the coding sequence ATAAAACAGAAAGAAAGTAGATATATGATTGAACCATTGAACACAAATAAAAAATATTACGAACGATTTGATGCATACTCAAGATTTCTACACATACTTGTGATCACCAGTTTTATCTCTCTTGCATTGACAGGAATGATTATAAAATTTTCCGGAATCGGAATCTTTCAAACAATTTCCAAAATGATGGGTGGTTATGCTGTAACCGGATTTATCCACAGAGTTGCAGCAGTAGTAACTTTTATTTATTTCTTTCTACACATCGGATATCTCTTCCGCAAAAAAAAGAAAAAAGGAATTTCATACGCTTCCTTTCTTATAGGAGAAAATTCTTTAGTCCCAAATAAAAATGACTTTAAAGAATTAATTGCTACGATGAAATGGTTTGTTGGAAAAGGTCCGCGTCCGCAGTACGGGAGATGGACTTATTGGGAAAAGTTTGACTATTGGGCTGTGTTCTGGGGTGTTGCTATTATTGGTTCAAGCGGATTGATATTATGGTTCCCAGAATTTTTTACAAATCTTGGTCTTCCCGGAACTTTTATAAATATTGCAACAATAATTCACAGCGATGAAGCTCTGCTTGCTGTTGGATTTATATTCACATACCATTTTTTCAATACTCATTTTAGACCGGATAAATTTCCGATGGATACGGTTATCTTTACCGGGAAAGTAAGTCTTGATGAATTGCAAGAAGATCGTCCGCGTGAATATGAAACTATAATGCATGATCCTGAATTGCAGAAAAAGTTAGGCGGTCCGCCGCCGGTATTTTTAAGCAGAGCCGCAAGGATATTCGGTTTTACTGCTTTAACAACAGGAATAATTCTAGTTCTACTGATTATTTATTCTATGATTTTCTTGTATCAATAA
- a CDS encoding ATP-binding protein, whose translation MILTRKIFGKISLKLIGVVSVTAILIIGVYSYFNVTSQSDVLLAEVERHANQLSESVKNSTRYVMLLNQRDHIQEMINRIGKDPAIDNVRILNKEGEIIYSAHPDDIGKMLDKQAESCYACHAENKALEKLPIQQRTRIFKTHSDSSRILGIINPIYNEKSCYQADCHAHSANAKVLGVLDITISLLDVDEQIHQNEIREILFAVIAITAIGFIIGFFVKRWVDHPVRELVNATDQVAAGNLNYIIKNLSSDELGTLGKSFNNMIKKLDETSQQLYQSTKMASLGQLAAGVAHEINNPLTGVLTYSSFLLKRTKDNPQMQEDLNVIVRETLRSREIVKGLLDFARQSTPKKSSIDVNDIINHAIAVVNNQLKLNKVNLVKEFDPSLPKITADANQIQQVFLNLFVNGIDAIGQNGGTLTVKTSQISLSPRGITQIKSAVCAKTHSLIDAEHKIGGMPSLRIKIKSNSNEGFVNIDPVYGSHRHYFGIAYDKNSSVNLACPVCDISFLDKNSKCPKCDGPIYKIQIPNQGFLEGCASFKDDWQKWDFVDRAGEKKFVEINVTDSGCGIPPENLNKIFEPFFTTKGQRGTGLGLSVIWGIIDNHNGSITVESKVGIGTTFSVRLPQQ comes from the coding sequence ATGATACTTACTAGAAAAATATTTGGGAAGATCAGCTTAAAACTAATTGGCGTAGTTAGTGTAACTGCAATTTTAATAATTGGAGTTTATTCATATTTCAATGTCACATCACAAAGTGATGTTTTACTTGCCGAAGTTGAGCGTCATGCAAATCAATTAAGTGAATCGGTAAAAAACTCGACACGTTATGTAATGTTATTGAATCAACGTGATCATATTCAAGAGATGATCAACAGAATCGGAAAAGACCCGGCGATTGATAACGTTCGCATCTTAAACAAAGAAGGTGAAATAATTTACTCTGCTCATCCTGATGACATCGGCAAGATGCTGGATAAACAAGCAGAGAGCTGTTATGCATGTCACGCAGAAAATAAAGCATTGGAAAAATTACCCATTCAACAGCGGACAAGGATTTTCAAAACACACTCCGATTCATCACGCATCCTTGGAATAATTAATCCTATATACAATGAGAAATCATGTTACCAAGCTGATTGCCATGCACATTCTGCAAATGCCAAAGTTCTTGGTGTTCTCGATATAACAATTTCACTTTTAGATGTTGATGAGCAGATACATCAAAATGAAATCCGTGAAATATTATTTGCAGTTATTGCAATTACTGCTATTGGATTCATTATCGGGTTTTTTGTAAAACGCTGGGTTGATCATCCGGTTAGAGAATTAGTAAATGCAACAGATCAGGTAGCCGCCGGTAATTTGAATTACATCATTAAAAATCTAAGTTCTGATGAATTAGGAACGCTGGGGAAATCATTCAATAATATGATCAAGAAGCTTGATGAGACAAGTCAACAATTATATCAATCAACCAAAATGGCTTCACTTGGACAATTGGCTGCAGGCGTTGCACACGAAATAAATAATCCTCTTACCGGAGTTCTAACCTACAGCAGTTTTTTGTTGAAACGGACAAAAGACAATCCGCAAATGCAGGAAGACCTTAATGTAATTGTACGCGAGACTTTGAGAAGCCGTGAAATTGTTAAAGGGTTACTTGATTTTGCACGGCAGTCAACACCAAAGAAAAGTTCTATTGATGTAAACGATATAATTAATCATGCCATTGCGGTTGTAAACAATCAACTAAAACTGAATAAAGTAAATCTTGTAAAAGAATTCGATCCATCGCTTCCAAAAATTACAGCTGATGCAAATCAGATTCAGCAAGTTTTCTTAAATCTATTTGTAAATGGCATTGATGCAATCGGTCAAAACGGCGGAACACTAACTGTGAAAACTTCGCAAATCAGTTTATCTCCAAGAGGAATTACACAGATCAAAAGTGCAGTGTGTGCAAAAACTCATAGTCTGATTGATGCAGAACATAAAATCGGAGGAATGCCATCACTGAGAATAAAAATTAAATCTAACAGTAATGAAGGATTTGTCAACATAGATCCGGTTTACGGAAGTCATCGTCACTACTTTGGAATTGCATACGATAAAAACAGCAGTGTAAATCTTGCTTGCCCGGTTTGCGATATTTCATTTTTAGATAAGAATAGTAAATGCCCAAAGTGCGACGGACCGATTTATAAAATTCAAATACCAAATCAAGGATTTCTTGAAGGATGTGCTTCATTCAAAGATGATTGGCAAAAATGGGATTTTGTTGACCGAGCCGGTGAGAAAAAATTTGTTGAAATAAATGTAACAGATTCCGGCTGCGGAATTCCACCTGAAAACTTAAATAAAATCTTTGAACCTTTTTTTACAACAAAAGGTCAGCGTGGAACCGGACTTGGTCTTTCCGTTATTTGGGGAATCATTGATAATCATAACGGATCCATTACAGTTGAAAGTAAAGTCGGCATAGGCACAACATTTTCGGTTCGATTACCTCAACAATGA
- a CDS encoding 4Fe-4S dicluster domain-containing protein, which translates to MVNQSRRNFLKTAALVGTAVTGLSSKTKAAPKNILSEDRMGVLVDTTVCIGCRKCEWSCKIAHNLETLSIEAYDDRSVFKTMRRPGSKALTVVNEYKNPDEEKFPINVKVQCMHCDHPACVSACIVGALSKQENGSVIWDTDKCIGCRYCMVACPFQVPAFEFENALKPDIKKCDFCYERTKEGKLPACTEICPVEAITYGRREDLVKAAHQKIKNYPDRYINRVFGEYEVGGTSWIYLANTEFEKLDFPKLGKDPAPGVSEAIQHGIFAYFVPPVALYALLGGVMWINKNKKKSENEEI; encoded by the coding sequence ATGGTAAATCAATCCCGCCGCAACTTTTTAAAGACAGCCGCACTTGTTGGAACAGCAGTTACCGGATTATCATCAAAGACAAAAGCAGCACCAAAGAATATTTTATCTGAAGATCGAATGGGTGTGTTAGTTGATACCACAGTGTGTATCGGATGCCGTAAATGTGAATGGTCTTGTAAAATTGCTCACAATTTGGAAACTCTTTCTATTGAAGCTTATGATGATAGAAGTGTTTTTAAAACAATGAGACGACCCGGTTCTAAAGCATTAACGGTTGTAAATGAATATAAGAATCCTGATGAGGAAAAATTTCCGATCAATGTAAAAGTACAATGTATGCATTGCGATCATCCGGCATGCGTCTCTGCGTGCATAGTTGGTGCTTTATCGAAACAAGAAAACGGATCGGTAATTTGGGATACAGACAAATGCATCGGCTGCCGTTATTGTATGGTTGCATGCCCATTTCAAGTTCCGGCATTCGAGTTTGAGAATGCATTAAAACCTGATATTAAAAAATGCGATTTCTGCTACGAACGGACTAAAGAAGGAAAACTTCCTGCTTGCACGGAAATTTGTCCTGTTGAAGCCATAACTTACGGAAGAAGAGAAGATCTTGTTAAAGCGGCACATCAAAAAATTAAAAACTATCCCGATCGTTACATCAATCGTGTGTTTGGTGAATATGAAGTCGGTGGAACTTCATGGATCTATTTAGCAAATACAGAATTTGAGAAATTGGATTTTCCGAAACTCGGAAAAGATCCCGCACCCGGAGTTAGTGAAGCAATCCAGCATGGAATCTTCGCTTACTTTGTTCCGCCCGTTGCCCTTTATGCATTACTCGGCGGAGTTATGTGGATCAATAAAAATAAAAAGAAATCCGAGAATGAGGAGATATGA
- the hybB gene encoding Ni/Fe-hydrogenase cytochrome b subunit, which produces MEDFKPTLMKKKYFTPVVIGLAVLVLNGVMFLLARFIFGIGSVTNLDNQHPWGIWIGLDVAAGVALAAGGFTTAALGHIMHKDQYHTIIRPALLTAALGYTFVAVSVMIDLGRYYYIWHPLVMWNGSSVLFEVGICVIIYLFVLYIEFLPIVCERFIGRVKLPGLLKSLNNPIDKVLRILDKGLEKTMFIFIIAGVVLSCLHQSSLGTLMVIAGPKMHPLWQTPILPLLFLLSAVSVGLPMVIMESLITSKSFGLKPEIHILSNLGSMVAPLLGIYLAFKIGDMMIRQTFVYLTTFSAASVMFTVELLFGVIIPLRMFMSRQVNKSPLGLLIASFLVIMGVFLNRLNNFLVAYTPPYEVHSYFPSIGEISVTVGFIAFEILLFRIAVMIFPIVSVPNTSAQRTKYSIRGGAQ; this is translated from the coding sequence ATGGAAGATTTCAAACCAACACTAATGAAAAAAAAATATTTTACTCCTGTTGTTATTGGATTAGCCGTTTTAGTCCTAAACGGAGTAATGTTCTTACTTGCTCGATTCATTTTCGGAATTGGTTCAGTAACAAATCTTGATAATCAACATCCGTGGGGAATTTGGATCGGTCTTGATGTTGCAGCCGGAGTTGCACTTGCAGCGGGCGGATTTACTACTGCTGCATTAGGTCACATCATGCACAAAGATCAATATCATACAATTATTCGTCCTGCACTTTTAACTGCGGCACTTGGTTATACTTTTGTAGCCGTAAGTGTAATGATAGATCTCGGACGTTACTATTATATCTGGCATCCACTTGTTATGTGGAACGGAAGTTCTGTCCTTTTTGAAGTTGGTATATGTGTTATTATTTACTTGTTTGTACTATATATTGAATTCTTACCAATAGTCTGCGAGAGATTTATTGGAAGAGTAAAACTTCCGGGATTGTTGAAATCATTAAATAATCCAATTGATAAAGTTTTGCGAATCCTTGATAAAGGATTAGAAAAAACAATGTTCATTTTCATTATTGCGGGCGTTGTGCTTTCTTGCTTGCATCAATCATCTCTTGGAACGTTGATGGTAATTGCCGGACCGAAGATGCATCCGCTTTGGCAAACACCAATTCTTCCTTTACTTTTTTTACTCTCTGCTGTTTCGGTTGGATTGCCAATGGTAATCATGGAATCATTAATAACATCAAAATCTTTTGGTTTAAAACCTGAGATACATATTCTTTCTAATCTTGGAAGTATGGTTGCACCTCTGCTTGGAATTTATCTAGCATTCAAAATCGGTGATATGATGATTCGCCAAACATTTGTTTACTTAACTACATTTAGTGCCGCAAGTGTAATGTTCACTGTTGAATTATTATTCGGTGTGATCATTCCTTTAAGAATGTTTATGTCAAGACAAGTAAATAAATCACCGCTTGGATTATTAATTGCTTCGTTTCTTGTTATCATGGGAGTATTTCTGAATCGTCTGAATAACTTTTTAGTTGCTTACACTCCGCCGTATGAAGTTCATTCTTATTTCCCTTCCATCGGAGAAATTTCAGTTACAGTCGGTTTCATTGCATTCGAAATTCTCTTGTTCAGAATTGCAGTAATGATTTTCCCGATTGTAAGTGTACCTAATACATCAGCACAACGAACAAAATATTCGATCCGCGGAGGTGCACAATGA
- a CDS encoding cytochrome c3 family protein translates to MKMKIFILFFFFLLVINAQTKKQVHPNLNGITCKTCHSCDIPTKENPCVIPCPRAKMVSIDQSPEEGPSVLTIDKFKKQTDIYSPVIFSHRLHAEMSGMSGGCKMCHHYNPPGQVIGCSDCHELMRKRTDVSKPDLKGAYHRQCMECHRTWSGKVDCESCHTLNGTSQNIKAQTLTEKSSKRVHPKIIAPTTLKFDTPKASGKMVTFYHSQHVDLFGLECQSCHTNESCAKCHTKNKTSLLITKTTEQKHAVCSSCHNTKQNCGDCHSNSVKEGFNHAIKTGFDITKFHGKVSCNTCHTEKGKFTGLNSECINCHGKWTQENFQHKVTGVILDETHLTLECKDCHQEKNYSKPICTNCHEDKSFPKNVPGKLIKKNG, encoded by the coding sequence ATGAAAATGAAAATATTTATTTTGTTTTTTTTCTTTTTATTAGTTATTAATGCTCAGACTAAGAAGCAAGTTCATCCGAATCTTAATGGTATAACTTGTAAAACTTGTCATTCATGTGATATTCCAACAAAAGAAAATCCTTGTGTGATACCTTGCCCGCGCGCGAAAATGGTTTCCATTGATCAATCACCTGAAGAAGGTCCTTCGGTTTTAACAATAGATAAATTTAAAAAACAGACTGATATTTATAGTCCTGTAATTTTTTCACACCGGTTACATGCAGAAATGAGCGGTATGTCCGGCGGTTGTAAAATGTGTCATCATTACAATCCACCTGGTCAAGTGATCGGATGTTCCGATTGTCACGAGCTAATGCGTAAACGTACAGATGTAAGTAAGCCCGATCTTAAAGGCGCATATCATCGTCAATGTATGGAATGCCATCGCACATGGAGCGGAAAAGTTGATTGTGAATCTTGCCATACTTTAAATGGTACATCACAAAACATAAAAGCACAAACGTTAACTGAAAAAAGTTCAAAGCGTGTTCATCCTAAAATTATTGCGCCAACAACTTTAAAATTCGATACTCCTAAAGCATCCGGTAAGATGGTTACTTTTTATCATTCGCAACATGTTGATTTATTTGGATTGGAATGCCAAAGTTGCCATACAAATGAAAGTTGTGCGAAGTGTCATACAAAAAATAAAACTTCACTTTTAATAACTAAAACGACTGAGCAGAAACACGCAGTTTGTTCCAGCTGTCATAACACAAAACAAAACTGCGGTGATTGCCATTCCAATTCTGTTAAAGAAGGATTTAATCACGCAATAAAAACCGGATTTGATATTACCAAGTTTCATGGAAAAGTTTCCTGCAATACTTGCCATACTGAAAAAGGAAAATTCACCGGTCTTAATTCAGAATGTATTAATTGTCATGGTAAATGGACTCAGGAAAATTTCCAACACAAAGTTACCGGTGTTATTCTAGATGAAACGCACTTAACATTGGAATGCAAAGACTGTCATCAAGAAAAGAATTATTCTAAACCAATTTGCACCAATTGTCACGAAGATAAATCATTCCCTAAAAATGTTCCGGGAAAATTAATTAAGAAGAACGGATGA
- a CDS encoding response regulator → MPLFILAVIIFIIADVIIRYAIKIVNEKKTRKERETILEESVNIDFSKEAVSLKRVEVTNPKAKILCVDDENVILDSFRKILVLDGYTVDTVSSGPEAINLIKSHHYDFVFTDLKMPEMDGVEVTKTVKFLRPDIDVIIITGYATVETAVDCMKLGALDYVQKPFTEDELLEFTKKSLIKRQDRIQKQLKPRVHITHLNENEKLNVGEFAIPGGVFISEGHCWAGISQEGAVRIGIDDFAKKLIGKIDDIEFPNLGMAIAKGQPLFSIKQGKKSIQFNSPVSGQVAKVNLDLGDSLDALDYSTYEKNWICVIDADKLDSELAQLKIGKNAVNFYQDEIERYTKRIKDFIKNGDDKKDNFELYWGQLQNLEEKDWYIITGEFFKK, encoded by the coding sequence ATGCCGCTCTTCATTTTAGCAGTAATCATTTTTATCATCGCCGATGTAATAATAAGATACGCGATCAAGATCGTAAATGAAAAGAAAACTCGCAAAGAGAGAGAAACAATACTTGAAGAAAGTGTGAACATTGATTTCAGCAAAGAAGCTGTTTCTCTCAAGCGTGTTGAAGTAACAAATCCAAAAGCAAAAATTTTATGTGTTGATGATGAGAATGTGATACTGGATAGTTTCCGAAAAATATTAGTTCTTGATGGTTATACAGTTGACACCGTAAGCTCCGGTCCGGAAGCAATAAATTTAATTAAATCTCATCACTATGATTTTGTTTTTACGGATTTGAAAATGCCTGAAATGGATGGTGTTGAGGTAACTAAAACGGTTAAATTTTTACGGCCGGATATAGATGTAATAATCATTACCGGTTATGCTACAGTTGAAACTGCTGTTGATTGTATGAAACTCGGTGCGCTCGATTATGTTCAAAAACCATTTACCGAAGATGAACTTCTTGAGTTCACAAAAAAATCTTTGATCAAGAGACAAGACCGAATCCAAAAGCAATTAAAACCGCGTGTACATATTACTCATCTTAACGAAAATGAAAAATTAAATGTTGGCGAATTTGCAATTCCAGGCGGCGTTTTTATTTCGGAGGGACATTGTTGGGCAGGCATTTCTCAAGAAGGAGCTGTTAGAATTGGTATAGATGATTTTGCAAAAAAATTAATCGGTAAAATTGATGATATCGAGTTTCCTAATCTTGGAATGGCAATCGCAAAAGGACAACCATTATTCAGTATTAAACAAGGGAAAAAATCAATTCAATTTAATTCACCGGTTAGCGGACAAGTTGCAAAAGTAAATTTGGATCTTGGTGATAGCCTGGATGCGCTTGATTATTCCACTTATGAAAAAAATTGGATCTGTGTTATTGATGCGGATAAATTAGATTCTGAATTAGCACAACTCAAAATCGGAAAGAACGCGGTTAACTTTTATCAAGATGAAATAGAGAGATACACAAAGCGTATCAAAGACTTTATTAAGAACGGAGATGATAAAAAAGATAACTTTGAACTTTACTGGGGTCAACTGCAAAACTTAGAAGAAAAAGATTGGTACATAATAACCGGAGAGTTTTTTAAGAAATAA
- a CDS encoding response regulator, with protein MKEQTNILIIDDEEVVISSISKIATLEGYSVDSVLDAFSALQKISSLKYNLIICDIMLPGMDGFQFLAELESKRIDTPVIMTTGYSTIENAVKSLYTGAIEFIPKPFTVDEMISVIRRGIKYSALMKLKRLNNDSILLVPCPAKYYRLGYSGWMNKDNDGSVLIGATDSFIKTIDQIKKIELLSTNEKLTQATPAVKFETEDGLVHQLYSVISGIILAGNERLINEPELLEKDPYFDGWIYRIVPTELEYEMKLLIPCSSDRS; from the coding sequence ATGAAAGAACAAACTAACATATTAATCATTGATGACGAAGAAGTAGTTATAAGTTCGATCTCAAAGATTGCAACATTGGAAGGATATTCAGTTGATTCTGTTCTAGATGCTTTTTCTGCACTGCAAAAAATTTCATCATTAAAATATAATCTCATCATTTGCGATATTATGCTTCCCGGAATGGACGGGTTTCAATTTCTAGCGGAACTCGAATCTAAACGGATTGATACACCAGTTATAATGACGACAGGTTATTCGACAATTGAAAATGCCGTTAAATCACTTTACACCGGAGCGATTGAATTTATTCCCAAACCATTTACAGTTGATGAGATGATAAGTGTTATACGGCGTGGTATCAAATACAGTGCTCTTATGAAATTAAAAAGATTAAATAATGATTCAATTTTACTTGTTCCATGTCCGGCAAAATATTATCGCTTGGGTTATTCGGGTTGGATGAATAAAGATAACGACGGATCAGTTCTTATCGGCGCAACAGATTCTTTCATAAAAACAATTGATCAAATAAAAAAAATTGAGTTACTCAGTACAAATGAAAAATTAACTCAGGCAACACCGGCTGTAAAGTTTGAAACCGAGGATGGTTTAGTCCACCAACTATATTCCGTTATAAGCGGAATCATTTTAGCCGGTAATGAAAGATTGATTAACGAACCGGAGTTATTGGAGAAAGATCCTTATTTCGATGGATGGATTTACAGGATTGTTCCAACAGAACTTGAATATGAAATGAAATTATTAATTCCATGCAGTTCAGATAGATCTTAA
- a CDS encoding bifunctional 3-deoxy-7-phosphoheptulonate synthase/chorismate mutase, which translates to MRKKKKENISKLREKINQLDSELIKLLADRRMLSREVILAKENSQKPIRDQQRESELLNRLIKIGKKEGLDSHFLTKVFYEIIEDSVRLQQNYVQTKLNRKGEKKKTITVAIQGIEGSYSYLASQKYFTHRNADLHFVSKKRFDEVVDAVEKGEADLAVLPIENTTSGGINEVYDLLLHTTLSIVGEEKFQVKHCLVASEEISFRKIKKVYAHYQAAAQCSKFLETIPNVSIEYFDDTAMSVQKIKEEGNSSYAAIASEEAAKLFRLKILKTDIANQSENFTRFLVASRKPNEVDFRIPCKTSIVMATSHTPGSLVEALNVFRKSNVNLTKLESRPIIGNPWEEMFYLDFEGNITSELVQKVLDELGQHTRFMKVLGSYPSQELERTKLEYLNILNEHSESAPNEQKTETEIQPTKKSKSKSYRLASREYKSDDTIIKVKDVVIGGNNFIVIAGPCSVESEEMILKCALEAKENGAQILRGGCFKPRTSPYSFQGLGLDALKFLTDAGKYYEMPVITEVLDTEHVVEVAKTADILQVGARNMQNFALLKEVGKSHRPVMLKRGLMASIDELLNAAEYILSQGNRQVMLCERGIRTFETATRNTLDLSAIPVLKELTHLPVIVDPSHAVGERNKVIPLAKAAKIVGAHGIMIEFHPDPPNALSDPEQALYFQQFEELMRDLYKL; encoded by the coding sequence ATGAGAAAAAAGAAAAAAGAGAATATTTCGAAATTAAGAGAAAAGATTAATCAGTTGGATTCCGAGCTGATAAAACTGCTGGCAGACAGAAGAATGTTGAGCAGAGAAGTTATTCTAGCAAAAGAAAACTCTCAAAAACCAATAAGAGACCAGCAAAGAGAATCGGAACTATTAAATCGTTTAATTAAGATCGGTAAGAAAGAAGGATTAGATTCCCATTTTCTTACAAAAGTTTTTTATGAAATAATTGAAGACTCCGTTCGGCTTCAGCAAAATTATGTTCAAACAAAATTGAACAGAAAAGGGGAAAAGAAAAAAACTATTACAGTTGCTATTCAAGGTATTGAAGGATCTTACAGTTATCTCGCATCGCAAAAATATTTTACTCATCGCAATGCCGATCTGCATTTTGTATCTAAGAAAAGATTTGATGAAGTAGTTGATGCTGTTGAAAAAGGTGAAGCCGATCTTGCAGTATTGCCAATCGAAAATACTACGTCTGGCGGGATCAATGAAGTGTATGATCTTCTTCTTCATACAACTTTATCAATTGTTGGTGAAGAAAAATTTCAAGTGAAACATTGTTTGGTTGCAAGTGAAGAGATTTCGTTTAGAAAAATCAAAAAAGTTTATGCTCATTATCAAGCGGCAGCTCAATGCAGTAAATTTTTAGAAACGATTCCTAATGTATCCATTGAATATTTTGATGATACCGCTATGTCAGTTCAGAAAATTAAGGAAGAAGGTAATTCTTCATACGCGGCTATTGCAAGTGAAGAAGCAGCAAAACTTTTTCGGCTAAAAATTTTGAAAACAGATATCGCAAACCAATCGGAAAATTTTACAAGATTTTTAGTTGCTTCGCGTAAACCAAATGAAGTTGATTTCCGTATTCCATGCAAGACATCAATTGTTATGGCAACATCGCACACTCCCGGTTCTCTTGTTGAAGCGTTAAATGTATTTCGAAAATCTAATGTGAATTTAACAAAACTTGAATCCCGACCAATCATTGGAAATCCTTGGGAAGAAATGTTCTATCTCGATTTTGAAGGAAACATTACAAGTGAGTTGGTTCAAAAAGTTTTAGATGAATTAGGACAGCACACAAGGTTTATGAAAGTGTTGGGAAGTTATCCATCGCAAGAACTTGAACGGACAAAATTAGAATATCTGAATATTTTAAATGAACATTCTGAATCTGCACCAAACGAACAAAAAACAGAAACAGAAATTCAGCCGACGAAGAAATCAAAATCAAAAAGTTACCGACTTGCTAGCCGGGAATACAAAAGTGATGATACGATCATCAAAGTTAAAGATGTTGTTATTGGAGGAAATAATTTTATAGTAATCGCTGGTCCGTGTTCTGTAGAATCGGAAGAGATGATTTTAAAATGCGCACTTGAAGCAAAAGAAAACGGTGCACAAATTTTACGTGGCGGATGTTTTAAGCCAAGAACTTCTCCTTACAGTTTTCAAGGATTAGGCCTAGATGCTTTAAAATTCTTAACTGATGCCGGTAAATATTATGAGATGCCGGTTATTACCGAAGTTCTTGATACCGAACATGTAGTTGAAGTTGCAAAGACCGCAGATATACTTCAGGTTGGTGCACGCAATATGCAGAATTTTGCTTTGTTGAAAGAAGTTGGTAAATCTCACAGGCCTGTTATGCTTAAGCGGGGATTGATGGCTTCAATAGATGAACTGCTCAATGCGGCGGAATATATTTTATCGCAGGGGAACAGACAAGTAATGTTGTGTGAAAGAGGAATTAGAACATTTGAAACTGCTACAAGAAATACTTTGGACTTAAGTGCTATTCCGGTATTGAAAGAGTTAACTCATCTTCCGGTTATAGTTGATCCTTCGCATGCAGTAGGCGAACGGAACAAAGTTATTCCATTGGCAAAAGCGGCAAAGATTGTTGGTGCACATGGAATTATGATCGAGTTTCATCCTGATCCGCCAAATGCTTTAAGCGATCCGGAACAAGCATTGTACTTTCAGCAGTTCGAAGAGTTGATGAGAGATCTGTATAAGTTGTAG